One stretch of Aquimarina sp. Aq107 DNA includes these proteins:
- a CDS encoding alginate export family protein, whose product MKKRLQLLMCAIFLIGSIQAQELSIDADIRPRLEYLHGFGNLTPAGVDAAIFVQQRSRLKFGYTADKFSTYLSVQDVSVWGDTPQIAAADNNNSFSLAQAWINFKFGSGWSTKIGRQALSYDDQRILGGLDWAMQGRFHDAALIKYKNENGLKLELGFSFNQNGVSRINTLFDPNNDGNVRAVFDYKGMAYAWLHKDWTKFSGSFLFVNNSYQNLDTDGQTPIDGTVNRQTFGTHLVAKPAKGLKIALNLYAQTGKFTETVDLSAYNAGLEVTYKPGKTLFGIGGELLSGDDNGGTDGEITSFFPIFGTNHKFNGYMDYFYVGNHANSVGLQDIYAKAVIKTGKSSSLLAKLHYFSAAEDIAGTDDTYLGTELDLVFTQKILPYATLKIGYSQMFAGDSMEILKGVADPSGLQNWGWAMLVVKPNFLKWSPKPKQ is encoded by the coding sequence ATGAAAAAAAGATTACAATTATTAATGTGTGCTATATTCCTAATAGGTAGTATACAGGCACAGGAATTAAGTATTGATGCAGATATAAGACCACGATTAGAGTATTTACACGGTTTTGGTAATTTAACTCCAGCTGGAGTAGATGCAGCTATATTTGTACAACAACGTTCTCGATTAAAATTTGGATATACTGCAGACAAGTTTTCTACATATCTTAGTGTACAGGATGTAAGTGTTTGGGGAGATACACCCCAGATAGCTGCGGCTGATAACAATAATAGTTTCTCACTAGCCCAAGCTTGGATTAATTTTAAGTTTGGCAGTGGATGGTCTACTAAAATAGGAAGACAAGCACTTTCTTATGACGATCAGAGAATACTTGGTGGATTGGATTGGGCAATGCAAGGAAGGTTTCATGATGCTGCATTAATCAAGTATAAAAATGAGAATGGTTTAAAACTAGAACTTGGTTTTTCTTTTAATCAAAATGGAGTAAGTAGAATCAACACTTTATTTGATCCTAATAATGATGGTAATGTAAGAGCTGTATTTGATTACAAAGGAATGGCTTATGCTTGGTTACATAAAGACTGGACTAAATTCTCTGGGAGTTTTCTTTTTGTAAATAATTCTTATCAGAATTTAGATACCGATGGTCAAACTCCAATTGATGGAACTGTAAATAGACAAACCTTTGGTACACATCTAGTTGCTAAACCTGCTAAAGGATTAAAAATAGCTTTAAACTTATATGCACAAACTGGAAAATTTACAGAAACAGTTGATTTATCAGCATATAATGCCGGTCTAGAGGTTACCTATAAACCAGGAAAAACTTTATTCGGAATAGGTGGAGAACTGCTTAGTGGTGATGATAATGGAGGAACAGATGGAGAGATTACATCCTTCTTCCCAATCTTTGGAACGAATCATAAATTTAATGGATATATGGATTACTTTTATGTAGGGAATCATGCCAATAGTGTAGGGCTACAAGATATCTATGCTAAAGCTGTGATCAAAACTGGTAAAAGCAGTAGTTTATTGGCAAAACTTCACTATTTCTCTGCTGCAGAAGATATTGCTGGAACTGATGATACATACTTAGGTACAGAACTAGATTTAGTTTTTACTCAAAAAATACTACCATATGCTACCTTAAAAATAGGATATTCTCAGATGTTTGCTGGAGATAGTATGGAAATTCTAAAAGGAGTTGCTGATCCTAGCGGATTACAAAACTGGGGATGGGCAATGTTAGTCGTA
- a CDS encoding alpha/beta hydrolase yields the protein MQTKSLSLHHIIKEPAIKKDKTPVLFMFHGYGSDENDLFSFSSELQEELFIISVRAPYPMQPYGNAWYAIYFDAAQGKFSDDEQAIESRDKIATFIDEAVIAYNLDPTSVTLLGFSQGTILSYSVALSYPEKIKNVVALSGYLNEDIIKEGYDRNDFSKLNIYCSHGSVDQVIPIDWARKAPVKLKELGIHTSLNEFPVGHGVDPRNFYQFKEWLTKHI from the coding sequence ATGCAAACTAAATCGTTATCGCTACATCATATTATTAAAGAACCAGCAATAAAAAAAGACAAAACACCTGTTTTATTTATGTTTCACGGGTATGGTAGTGATGAAAATGATTTGTTTTCTTTTTCTTCGGAATTACAAGAAGAATTATTCATTATTTCTGTAAGAGCACCTTATCCTATGCAACCTTATGGTAATGCTTGGTATGCGATCTATTTTGATGCTGCTCAAGGAAAGTTTAGTGATGATGAACAGGCTATTGAATCTCGTGATAAAATAGCTACGTTTATAGACGAGGCAGTTATTGCATATAATTTAGATCCTACCAGCGTAACACTACTTGGTTTTAGTCAAGGTACAATTCTTAGTTATTCTGTAGCACTTTCATATCCCGAAAAAATAAAAAATGTAGTAGCCTTAAGTGGATACTTAAATGAAGATATCATTAAAGAGGGTTACGATCGTAATGACTTTTCAAAACTAAACATATACTGCTCGCATGGTAGCGTAGATCAAGTTATCCCCATAGATTGGGCAAGAAAAGCTCCTGTTAAGTTAAAAGAGTTAGGCATACACACTTCGCTAAACGAATTCCCAGTTGGTCACGGAGTAGATCCCCGTAATTTTTATCAATTTAAAGAATGGTTGACTAAGCATATTTAG
- a CDS encoding GNAT family N-acetyltransferase has protein sequence MKVLIETERLLLREITLDDIEALYNLHSNPAVQKYTGEPVVKSREEIKKAIETRIIDYKKYGYGRWATILKKGNKFVGWSGLAYLPEFDEIDLGYRFLPEYWGLGIATEASRAILEYGFDSLKLKKIIAIAFKDNKASIRVMEKVGMEFDKFAPYEPNSEDAIWYWCNKELITKSRSY, from the coding sequence GTGAAGGTTTTAATAGAAACAGAAAGATTATTATTAAGAGAAATTACTCTTGATGACATAGAAGCACTGTACAATCTGCATTCTAATCCTGCCGTACAAAAGTATACAGGAGAACCTGTAGTAAAATCTAGGGAAGAAATAAAAAAAGCCATAGAAACAAGAATTATTGATTATAAAAAATATGGATATGGTAGATGGGCTACTATTTTAAAAAAAGGAAATAAATTTGTAGGATGGTCAGGATTGGCATACTTACCAGAATTTGATGAAATTGATTTAGGATATAGGTTCTTACCTGAATATTGGGGATTGGGTATAGCAACGGAGGCATCTCGTGCAATTTTGGAGTATGGCTTTGATTCCCTTAAACTAAAAAAGATAATTGCAATTGCATTTAAAGATAATAAAGCATCGATCAGAGTGATGGAAAAAGTTGGAATGGAATTCGATAAATTTGCTCCTTATGAACCTAATAGTGAAGACGCAATCTGGTATTGGTGTAATAAAGAACTTATAACAAAAAGTAGGTCATATTAA
- a CDS encoding SRPBCC domain-containing protein, with protein MKVTDDPIIIEEYYNASEEKVWRAITGVKEMKFWFFEAIKSFKAEVGFKTQFLVQVEDRNYTHCWEVTEVIPIKKITYTWSYIEYPGDAFVTFELFKTDHQTRLKLSLTVTEDFPSDIPEFARESCIAGWNYFLGQRLKEYLAE; from the coding sequence ATGAAAGTTACTGATGATCCCATAATTATTGAAGAATATTATAATGCTTCTGAAGAGAAAGTTTGGAGAGCAATAACAGGTGTGAAGGAAATGAAATTCTGGTTTTTTGAAGCTATTAAATCATTTAAAGCAGAAGTTGGTTTTAAAACCCAATTCTTAGTGCAGGTCGAAGATAGAAATTATACACATTGTTGGGAAGTAACCGAAGTAATTCCGATAAAGAAAATTACATATACTTGGAGTTATATAGAATATCCAGGAGATGCGTTTGTGACTTTTGAATTATTTAAAACAGATCATCAAACTAGACTTAAATTATCCCTTACGGTAACTGAAGATTTTCCATCTGATATTCCCGAATTTGCAAGAGAGAGTTGTATAGCAGGTTGGAATTATTTTTTAGGACAAAGATTAAAAGAGTACTTGGCAGAGTAA
- a CDS encoding TIM-barrel domain-containing protein, with amino-acid sequence MKSRFFFFFLSGIVTFLAFSCKPNASDFITNIDSYKKDGFIKVSRDNGKYLIKLYSNKIIETSFIPTGEVFDPKSHAVVLENGIVANVEETEKSIVYGNSDGISVHITKEPFHISYIYKGKELISENKGYLKTDSTEILNFNLDKDEVIYGAGARVVGMNRRGNRLQLYNRAHYGYETRAELMNYTMPLVLSSKKYAVHFDNAPIGFLDIDSKKDNTLSYEMINGRKTYQVVAGDDWKDLMNQYTDLTGKQPLPPRWAFGNFASRFGYHSEKETKETIAKFKSDSIPLDAVILDIYWFGKDIKGHMGNLEFLKDSFPNPKQMINDFKNQGVKTILITEPFVLSTSKKWEEAVTEKVLGKDSLGNPFRYDFYFGNTGIIDIYDQKGKDWFWNIYKTYTKEYGVSGWWGDLGEPEVHPSSLLHATGSADEVHNIYGHDWARLVQEGYQKDFPNQRPFILMRAGYSGSQRFGMIPWSGDVNRSWGGLQPQTEIALSMGIQGLGYMHSDLGGFAGGEKFDAELYTRWLQYGVFQPIYRPHAQEHIAPEPVFHDKKTKDLAKKSIEMRYQMLPYNYTLAFENNQTGVPLMRPLFFEDAEARELQTVSNTYLWGDSFLVSPIVKSGVVSKDVYFPKGSNWYDFYTGKKYEGGRYVTIKTEEDHIPVFVKAGSFIPMVETIQNTELYNTKELTLHYYHDAQTSSSFGKLYDDDGNTPNAYEKGKYEILSFNGKNVDDILSISLKSETGNDYAKISRKLSLIIHNIKTAPASVKVGDKIVETDWNEKENLLTVTLEWNSSVIEQLSITF; translated from the coding sequence ATGAAGTCAAGATTTTTTTTCTTTTTCCTTTCAGGAATAGTAACGTTTTTAGCGTTTTCTTGTAAACCTAATGCTAGTGATTTTATAACCAATATCGATAGCTATAAAAAAGATGGTTTTATTAAAGTTTCCAGAGATAATGGTAAATATCTAATAAAACTATATTCTAATAAAATTATTGAAACTTCATTTATACCAACTGGAGAAGTTTTTGATCCCAAATCACACGCTGTTGTTTTGGAAAATGGAATTGTTGCTAACGTAGAGGAAACTGAAAAAAGTATTGTATACGGCAATTCTGATGGGATCAGTGTTCATATAACAAAAGAACCATTTCATATTTCTTACATATATAAAGGAAAAGAATTAATCTCAGAGAACAAGGGATATCTTAAAACAGATTCTACGGAAATATTGAATTTTAATTTAGATAAAGATGAAGTTATTTATGGTGCAGGAGCAAGAGTAGTAGGAATGAATAGAAGGGGTAATCGTTTACAATTATATAACAGAGCGCATTATGGTTATGAAACTCGTGCTGAGCTAATGAATTATACCATGCCTTTAGTACTATCATCTAAAAAATATGCAGTTCATTTTGATAATGCTCCGATCGGTTTTCTTGATATTGATAGTAAAAAAGATAATACATTGAGTTACGAAATGATCAATGGAAGAAAGACATATCAGGTTGTAGCTGGTGATGATTGGAAAGATTTAATGAACCAGTATACTGATCTAACAGGAAAACAACCATTACCTCCACGATGGGCTTTTGGTAATTTTGCAAGTCGTTTTGGATATCATTCAGAAAAGGAAACTAAGGAAACTATAGCGAAATTTAAAAGTGATTCCATTCCATTAGATGCAGTAATTCTAGATATTTATTGGTTCGGAAAAGACATCAAAGGGCATATGGGAAATCTAGAGTTTTTGAAAGATTCATTTCCTAACCCTAAACAAATGATCAATGATTTCAAAAACCAAGGTGTAAAAACCATTTTAATAACAGAACCTTTTGTTTTATCAACATCCAAAAAATGGGAAGAAGCTGTGACTGAAAAAGTTCTTGGTAAGGATTCATTAGGAAATCCTTTTAGATATGATTTCTATTTTGGAAACACTGGAATTATTGATATTTATGATCAAAAAGGTAAAGATTGGTTTTGGAATATTTATAAAACATATACTAAAGAATATGGAGTTTCAGGATGGTGGGGAGATCTTGGTGAACCTGAAGTTCATCCATCATCATTATTACATGCTACAGGATCTGCTGACGAGGTTCATAATATCTATGGACACGATTGGGCGAGATTAGTTCAAGAAGGATATCAAAAAGACTTTCCTAATCAACGACCTTTTATTTTGATGCGTGCAGGATATTCTGGATCACAACGATTTGGGATGATTCCTTGGTCAGGAGACGTTAATAGAAGTTGGGGCGGATTACAACCACAAACCGAAATAGCGTTATCAATGGGAATTCAGGGATTGGGCTATATGCATTCTGATCTTGGTGGTTTTGCAGGAGGAGAAAAATTTGATGCCGAACTATATACTAGATGGCTGCAGTATGGAGTTTTTCAACCTATTTATAGACCTCATGCTCAAGAACATATCGCGCCAGAACCAGTTTTTCATGATAAAAAAACAAAAGATTTAGCGAAGAAAAGTATCGAAATGAGGTATCAAATGCTTCCATATAACTATACGTTAGCTTTTGAAAATAATCAAACAGGAGTTCCGTTAATGCGACCTTTGTTTTTTGAAGATGCCGAAGCTAGAGAATTACAAACAGTATCTAATACATATTTATGGGGTGACAGTTTCTTAGTTTCTCCAATAGTAAAATCTGGGGTAGTATCTAAGGATGTGTATTTTCCTAAGGGATCTAATTGGTATGATTTTTATACAGGTAAAAAATATGAAGGGGGAAGGTATGTTACCATAAAAACGGAAGAGGATCATATTCCTGTTTTTGTAAAAGCAGGTTCTTTTATTCCGATGGTAGAGACTATTCAGAATACGGAATTATATAATACTAAAGAGCTTACACTACATTATTATCACGATGCTCAAACGAGTTCTAGTTTTGGGAAATTATATGATGATGATGGAAATACGCCAAATGCCTATGAAAAAGGTAAGTATGAGATCTTAAGTTTCAATGGTAAGAATGTAGATGACATCCTTTCTATAAGCTTAAAGTCTGAAACAGGTAATGATTATGCTAAAATCAGTCGTAAACTATCATTAATTATTCATAATATAAAAACTGCTCCAGCATCTGTTAAGGTAGGAGATAAGATAGTTGAAACTGATTGGAACGAGAAAGAAAATCTATTAACAGTTACGCTTGAATGGAACTCTAGTGTGATAGAACAATTGAGTATTACATTTTAG
- a CDS encoding PQQ-dependent sugar dehydrogenase, with amino-acid sequence MKTLSSIIVFVFLTITFLGNAQITYETAFPNIDFEFPVEIQSPSDGTDRIFIVEQRGRVKVFPRISNVSANNVDTFLDITDRVRFRDGQEVGLLGLAFHPDYENNGYFYTYYTTDSPVSGISVRMVLSRFTVSNSNSNFVDPDSELVIFQFDKNQNNSNHNGGKIAFGLDEYLYISIGDGGGGNDPEGNGQNKNTVFGSILRIDVDLDGNNSVETNPDLPNGNYEIPSDNPFANSDGLDEIYAYGIRNTWKFSFDNESGRLWGADVGQGAFEEVNIIENGKNYGWSRFEANSVANSNVTINEPTVFPVHFYNRNQGDRSITGGYVYRGSEITSLNPDINSKYIFGDYVSGRVWVLDYNPSSGTANSTLLFNTSGEFVSSFGVDKNGELYFSDYGSNAQIYKLVDGTTTTPGTAISGIGQWQSLNQGVPNGVIQAIVTDTNGDVYHAGTFSEVGNISANNIAVWNESSGWRSLGIGSNGTINTLKISSNGNLYAGGAFTEIGGVSAQNIAVWNGNNWSALGSGIDGTIASIEIDDNNNIYAGGVFETINGNTVRNIALWNGTTWSALTDVTSGIAGTNNEVRSLALDTDGILYVGGNFDEAGNVTANRIATWNGTNWGALGTGTSGFVEAIAITPTEVFIGGNFSIAGGQTVNRIARWNKSNTTWSSVNNGVNNIVNTLIHDGNNLYVAGAFDTANIDTNNSVIVNNIARWNETNGWEALGTDINVGVDIKINTMSFASDNEGINTVFAGGNFSTAGAINASNTAQWISENTLTIPETNEPTTFLYPNPTNGIVQLPKENEWILTNNIGKIINKGKSTTIDISGYATGMYFLKLKDKKTLKIIKK; translated from the coding sequence ATGAAAACACTATCCTCAATAATTGTTTTCGTATTCTTAACTATTACCTTTTTAGGTAATGCACAGATTACGTATGAAACCGCTTTCCCTAATATTGATTTTGAATTTCCAGTTGAAATACAATCTCCCAGTGATGGAACCGATCGAATTTTTATTGTTGAACAAAGAGGAAGGGTTAAAGTTTTTCCTCGAATTAGTAATGTTTCGGCTAATAATGTAGATACCTTTTTAGATATCACAGATCGTGTACGTTTTAGAGACGGTCAAGAAGTTGGATTGTTAGGATTGGCTTTTCATCCTGATTATGAAAATAATGGATATTTTTACACTTACTACACTACAGATAGCCCAGTGTCAGGTATATCGGTGAGAATGGTACTTTCTAGGTTTACGGTAAGTAATTCTAATTCTAACTTTGTAGATCCAGATAGTGAATTGGTGATTTTTCAGTTCGATAAAAATCAGAATAATAGCAACCACAATGGAGGTAAAATTGCTTTTGGTCTAGATGAATATCTTTATATATCCATTGGTGATGGTGGAGGCGGAAATGATCCTGAAGGGAATGGACAAAATAAAAATACTGTTTTTGGTAGTATTCTTCGTATCGATGTAGACTTAGATGGAAATAATTCAGTAGAAACGAATCCAGATTTACCAAATGGTAATTATGAAATTCCAAGTGATAACCCTTTTGCCAATTCTGATGGATTAGATGAGATATATGCATATGGCATTAGAAATACTTGGAAGTTCTCATTTGATAATGAATCTGGTAGATTATGGGGAGCTGATGTTGGTCAAGGAGCTTTTGAAGAGGTAAATATAATTGAAAATGGAAAAAACTATGGTTGGAGTCGATTTGAAGCCAATTCTGTGGCTAATAGTAATGTAACCATCAATGAACCTACTGTTTTTCCGGTTCATTTTTATAACCGAAATCAAGGAGATCGTTCCATAACTGGTGGCTATGTTTATCGAGGCTCAGAGATCACGAGTCTAAATCCTGATATTAACTCTAAATATATTTTTGGAGATTATGTAAGTGGAAGAGTTTGGGTACTGGATTATAACCCTTCTTCTGGAACAGCTAACAGTACATTATTATTTAATACATCTGGTGAGTTTGTTTCTTCTTTTGGAGTAGATAAAAATGGTGAATTATATTTTAGTGATTATGGAAGTAATGCACAAATCTATAAACTAGTGGATGGAACGACCACAACACCAGGAACTGCTATAAGTGGTATTGGACAATGGCAATCATTAAATCAAGGAGTTCCCAATGGAGTCATTCAAGCTATCGTAACAGATACTAATGGCGATGTATATCACGCTGGAACTTTTAGTGAAGTAGGAAATATAAGCGCTAATAATATCGCCGTTTGGAATGAATCATCTGGATGGAGATCGCTAGGTATTGGATCTAATGGAACTATTAATACACTTAAAATTTCTTCTAATGGAAATTTATATGCTGGAGGAGCTTTTACTGAAATAGGAGGTGTTTCTGCACAAAATATAGCCGTCTGGAATGGGAACAACTGGTCTGCATTAGGATCAGGAATAGATGGAACAATAGCGTCTATTGAAATTGATGATAATAACAACATATATGCTGGAGGTGTTTTTGAAACAATAAATGGGAACACTGTAAGAAATATTGCATTATGGAATGGCACAACTTGGTCAGCATTAACTGATGTAACTAGTGGAATAGCAGGAACAAATAATGAAGTAAGATCATTGGCATTAGACACAGACGGAATACTATATGTAGGTGGAAATTTTGACGAAGCTGGAAACGTTACTGCGAATAGAATTGCTACTTGGAATGGAACTAACTGGGGAGCATTAGGTACAGGAACTAGTGGTTTTGTAGAGGCAATCGCAATAACTCCAACAGAAGTGTTTATTGGAGGTAATTTTTCTATAGCAGGTGGTCAAACTGTTAATAGAATAGCAAGATGGAATAAAAGCAATACTACTTGGTCATCTGTTAATAATGGAGTGAATAATATAGTAAACACATTAATTCACGATGGAAATAATTTATACGTCGCTGGTGCTTTTGACACTGCCAATATTGATACTAATAATAGTGTTATTGTTAATAATATCGCAAGATGGAATGAAACAAATGGTTGGGAAGCATTAGGTACTGATATTAATGTTGGAGTAGATATTAAAATAAACACCATGAGTTTTGCATCCGATAATGAAGGTATTAATACTGTTTTTGCTGGCGGTAATTTCTCTACTGCAGGAGCTATCAATGCTAGTAATACTGCGCAATGGATATCCGAGAATACTTTAACTATTCCTGAAACAAATGAACCAACCACCTTTTTATACCCTAATCCAACTAATGGCATAGTACAATTACCTAAAGAAAACGAGTGGATACTTACTAATAATATCGGCAAAATAATTAATAAAGGAAAAAGTACTACTATCGATATTTCTGGGTATGCTACCGGTATGTACTTTTTGAAATTAAAAGACAAAAAGACTTTAAAGATCATTAAAAAATAG
- a CDS encoding GyrI-like domain-containing protein produces the protein MKFNSKEQSNKEYINRINLVLIYIDEYLDEDLSLESVAKVALYSPFHFHRIFKAVIGETLNSYVNRRRIEKIALELMHKNEVSIAELSLQYGFSSNSSFTRAFKNFYGVSPTDFRKQLPGKFSKISKVESKIGQEESIFEKYICNINNHLNWIKMNAKIEVIEVPELHFASITHIGIEGIGNVFEKLIKWGRSKGIMETPDTKMARIFHDSFKVTSPDKVRMSVCILMNEPFVSEGEISPVIIKKGRNIVGSFEITPEDFEKSWSSLFVWMNEQGYKKSEVTPFEIYHNDFRNHPDNKCLVDFYIPIH, from the coding sequence ATGAAATTCAATTCAAAAGAACAATCAAATAAAGAATATATAAATAGAATTAATCTTGTTCTTATTTATATTGATGAGTATTTAGACGAAGATTTATCCTTAGAATCAGTTGCGAAGGTTGCACTGTATTCTCCATTTCATTTTCATAGAATTTTTAAGGCCGTAATAGGTGAGACACTGAATTCCTATGTAAATAGAAGACGTATTGAAAAAATCGCTTTAGAGCTTATGCATAAAAATGAAGTTAGTATTGCTGAGCTATCGCTTCAATATGGTTTTAGTAGTAATTCTTCATTCACTAGAGCTTTTAAAAATTTTTATGGAGTAAGTCCGACCGATTTTAGAAAACAACTTCCTGGTAAATTTAGCAAGATTAGTAAAGTAGAAAGCAAGATTGGACAAGAGGAATCGATTTTTGAAAAATACATTTGTAACATTAATAATCATTTAAATTGGATTAAAATGAATGCAAAAATCGAAGTAATAGAAGTACCAGAATTACATTTTGCAAGTATTACTCATATTGGGATAGAAGGGATAGGAAATGTTTTTGAAAAGTTAATAAAATGGGGGAGATCTAAAGGAATTATGGAAACCCCTGATACTAAAATGGCAAGAATATTTCATGATAGTTTCAAGGTAACATCACCAGATAAAGTTAGAATGAGTGTTTGTATATTGATGAACGAACCTTTTGTTTCTGAAGGTGAAATCAGCCCAGTTATTATTAAAAAGGGGAGAAATATCGTTGGATCTTTTGAAATTACTCCTGAAGATTTTGAAAAATCTTGGAGTAGTCTTTTTGTTTGGATGAACGAACAAGGATATAAGAAATCAGAGGTAACTCCATTCGAAATATATCATAATGATTTCAGAAATCATCCAGATAACAAATGCTTAGTTGACTTTTATATACCAATACATTAA
- a CDS encoding YdeI family protein, which yields MENNKTVDTFINSKLHWKKSLELLRSIMISTEMEETMKWGTPTYMIGGKNVIGLTAFKSYVGIWFHQGVFLKDDQGKLINAQEGKTKGLRQWRFSSYEEIEKDLVLQYVLEAIQNQKDGKEITIKKPSTNINIPEELKVILEANKDLKNSFEKLPRFKQKEYAEYITNAKRDTTKASRLEKITPMILRGVGLGDKYR from the coding sequence TTGGAGAATAATAAAACAGTAGATACTTTTATTAACAGTAAGTTACACTGGAAAAAAAGCTTAGAATTATTAAGATCTATTATGATTTCTACAGAAATGGAGGAAACAATGAAGTGGGGTACACCAACATATATGATAGGTGGTAAGAATGTAATAGGTTTAACAGCATTTAAATCTTATGTGGGGATATGGTTTCATCAAGGAGTGTTTCTAAAAGACGATCAAGGTAAATTGATTAATGCACAAGAAGGAAAGACAAAAGGTTTGCGACAATGGAGATTTTCTTCTTATGAAGAAATAGAAAAAGACTTAGTGTTACAATACGTTCTTGAAGCGATACAAAATCAAAAAGATGGTAAAGAAATAACAATTAAAAAACCTTCAACCAATATTAATATACCAGAAGAGTTAAAAGTAATTTTAGAAGCTAATAAGGATCTAAAAAATAGTTTTGAGAAGTTGCCTCGGTTTAAACAAAAAGAATACGCAGAATATATTACTAATGCAAAAAGAGATACTACCAAAGCTTCGAGGTTAGAAAAAATAACACCTATGATCTTAAGAGGAGTTGGTCTTGGGGATAAATATCGTTAA
- a CDS encoding type IV pili methyl-accepting chemotaxis transducer N-terminal domain-containing protein — protein MKNSFTFKSIMLLFLVGMVASSTNTLSAQQSMKYGMLTFNKAVNISGKQRMLSQKMAKSYLYLVENPSDTKAKRDLLTSKIIFEKQNGIINQNSGYKVTKDRIVKVNTIWAEFKKLIESTPNYDNAKKIIDLNTDLLKATNDVVSAVIVESKGANKSDDDLMEDEGLGESDLELKKMINMSGRQRMLSQRLALYYYANQTTLKTKNSALMLNNVFNEIDGAITMLLISNFNNAQIDEKLGVAMTKWENVKNNKEKLMNQGFKPSEMYKISNDLTKAFNAVTSLYEKVKI, from the coding sequence ATGAAAAATAGTTTTACATTTAAGTCTATAATGTTGTTATTCTTAGTAGGAATGGTAGCATCAAGCACAAATACGTTAAGTGCACAACAAAGTATGAAATATGGAATGTTAACCTTTAATAAAGCAGTTAATATTTCTGGAAAACAAAGAATGCTAAGTCAAAAGATGGCTAAGTCTTATTTATATTTAGTAGAAAATCCTAGTGATACCAAAGCAAAGAGAGATCTTTTAACAAGTAAGATTATTTTTGAAAAACAAAATGGTATTATAAATCAAAATTCAGGGTATAAGGTAACTAAAGATAGAATTGTAAAAGTTAATACTATCTGGGCTGAGTTTAAGAAACTTATAGAAAGTACACCTAATTACGATAATGCTAAGAAAATTATTGATTTAAATACAGATTTATTAAAAGCAACTAATGATGTTGTATCTGCTGTTATTGTAGAGTCTAAAGGAGCTAATAAAAGTGATGATGATTTAATGGAAGACGAAGGTTTAGGTGAATCCGATTTAGAGCTTAAGAAAATGATTAACATGTCGGGTAGACAACGTATGCTTTCGCAAAGATTGGCTTTATATTATTATGCTAATCAAACCACATTAAAAACGAAAAATTCTGCTTTAATGCTGAACAATGTATTTAATGAAATAGATGGTGCTATTACTATGTTATTGATTTCTAATTTTAATAATGCTCAAATCGATGAGAAGTTAGGAGTTGCAATGACAAAGTGGGAAAATGTGAAAAACAACAAAGAAAAACTTATGAATCAAGGATTTAAGCCGTCTGAGATGTATAAAATCAGCAATGATTTAACAAAAGCTTTTAATGCAGTAACAAGTTTATATGAGAAGGTGAAAATATAA